The Pseudoliparis swirei isolate HS2019 ecotype Mariana Trench chromosome 19, NWPU_hadal_v1, whole genome shotgun sequence genomic sequence CTCTGGTATCTACAACTCCAGGATATTTGTCTTTTGCCCAATTTTCTATCTCACTTCTGTTCTTGATAATGTAGAGTTATCTAAATTGTAATAAAGTCATCCCGGTATATATATAGCATCACAAATTGAACATCatagaacaaaaaaaaacatagttTTAAACAGCTTTATCTGCATTCATGTGTGATTCTATTTGTAAATAGAATAAGTGTTTGTCATGATTATCTTGCCTTTCACTGAAAATGGGTCATGGTCTGGAAAGATGTAACAGGAAGTGCATTTTCTATGTTTCAGCCAATCAGTAGGATCCCCACTTTGTTGACCTTGATCATCTTGTGATTAAATCTTCCATTGTGACGCAGCATCGGTTGTCTAAGAACTTTGCCACGATGATCAAAGGACTGACTGCTTTGATTCTTCTAAATACATTGTGTGAGTGTAACTTtacttttctattttaaaatTATCTCTAAAATACCGTTTGTTTCATGTtgaaatacaacaaaaacattagttatttttatttattttttgtgtttgcACGTGAATTGTAAAGAGGTACTatttgtgtttcagtgtgttatAGTTGTTGTCCTGTCCAAGTaactgtttgtgtctctttcctTCAGCCCTGCTTCAGACTGCAGAGGGTCCTCCACAGGTCTCTTGGGCTGTGCTTGAACTTGGTGATAATTTGACTCTGTCATGTCCAGTCCTTCAAAATGAATCCGGGTTGCTTTTCTGGTATAAGCTGAAGTTTGGCTATATGCTCGAAACTGTTGCAGAAGGAAATTATGACAAGATTGAACTTCAAGAACAATTTAGGTCAAGATTCTCAGTCACAAAACGTAACGCTCAGCAAGTTCTTGACATCAGAAATGTTAGCAAAGAAGATGAAGCGACATACTTCTGTCAAGCAGGATCGGCATTCTTAATGAAATTTTTTAATGGAACATATTTGGCTGTGAATGGTAAAGTATGTTAATTTCCGTGTTTTTGCTTGCCGCTTTGTCAAACACTCCCCAAGTTAACCGCCTTTTTATGAATCACACAGACTTTAAAAATCAGCGGAGATCTCTCTACGTGAAACAAAGCCCACACACTGAGTCGGTCCAGCCGGGCGACTCAGTGACTCTCCAGTGTTCGCTGCTCTCCAGGAACAAAGAAGACAGAGTCCAGTGTCCAGGTGAACACAGAGTGCACTGGTTCAGATCTGGATCAGGAGAATCTCAACCAGGCTTCATTCACACTCACAGTGATGCAACAGAAAAAAGAAGTTGTGACTTCAGTCTGTCCAAAACGATCCACAACTCCTCTGATACTGGGACGTACTACTGTGCTGTGGCCACATGTGGAGAGATCCTGTTTGGTGGAGGAACCAAAGTGGACACAAGTACGTTTTAGATTATAATCTATACACTAATTATTAATCTGTTGCAATTTAAGGTACAGTGCTGATAATaggaaagagaaacaaaaacattattcTGCTTCAAAAAGTTATTGCTTTTAAAGGACTTTGCCTTTCTTTCTTGTAAAATACTGTATAGTTTTACCTTTTTCGGGCCTCTAAATATGATTTAGATTAGATCAGCTGGAACTTCTCCCAGTTAGAAATACTGTACCTTCGATGAGGTGTGGTGAGTTTTATTTGTCTTTCAAAGGGCCTCAAACCACAATGGTTGGAAACTACTGAACTAGTAATCTCTATTTACAGGCTACTTGCGATTATATCTGAATTATTGCATTGATTCAATCTAATCAAAATCTAAAGCGGGTCGTCCTTTAACCACAGGGTTGGCCTTTTAACCCCTGGCTGCTGTACACATATCAAAGTGTGCTTGAGCGAGACACTGAAAAAGATGTGTATGGAAAACCACAACATCTGAAGAGAAAGTCAACAAGAATACCTCCGTGCTAGAAACTCTTGATGCTGTACTTCGGTACATCAATGCTTTGAGCAAAGTGGTAcatttagcatgctaacaggctCACTATGAGAATGCTAACATGGTGATGTTACTCTACATTGTGAGAGAAAATTAAAATTATGACCAAACTCTGCCAACCGTGGTTAATGGACTGAGCGACAGCTACTCACAAGTGGTTCCCATCGTCGGGCAATATTTACAGTGTTGTTGAGATGTTCGGCTGGAACAAGGTGTTGCAGTAACAGACCAACATTACCATCTGTAGAGTCGTGCCACAAGAGCTACACAGGCTAAAAGTAGCATTTGTCAAAAGTTTCTGTCGATGTGGAACAATTAGTTGGTTTTGCTTTCAATTGTTCCtgttatggaaaataaatatctGTTAAGGCAAACAAGACCTcatacataaaataataattaggtACAATTGATGAGCTTTATCTGCATTTAACTATTTTAGGAGTTCACAATCAGTTATGTAGCtagttatttttcaaaatattttttaattgtctcTTTGGGATTTTTACCCTCCTTCCAGAACAAGAACTGTGGACACCACTCATTGTGCTTGTGACGCTGCTGGCCTGCTGTGTGATTGTGATTGCTGCTCTAATTATCTCCAGAAATCAAAAGCCAGTCTGTAAACATTGCAGAGGTAGGTTCATCGTgattaaatggattatttgaTACATTATTTATTCACCAGTATTTACAGGAATTGCAATAGTTTTTA encodes the following:
- the LOC130209322 gene encoding uncharacterized protein LOC130209322, producing the protein MGHGLERSLLQTAEGPPQVSWAVLELGDNLTLSCPVLQNESGLLFWYKLKFGYMLETVAEGNYDKIELQEQFRSRFSVTKRNAQQVLDIRNVSKEDEATYFCQAGSAFLMKFFNGTYLAVNDFKNQRRSLYVKQSPHTESVQPGDSVTLQCSLLSRNKEDRVQCPGEHRVHWFRSGSGESQPGFIHTHSDATEKRSCDFSLSKTIHNSSDTGTYYCAVATCGEILFGGGTKVDTKQELWTPLIVLVTLLACCVIVIAALIISRNQKPVCKHCRGEASNHAQHARSAEDQPSNVDGDEGAVNYVALHFASRSAKRWKNTSELPQECLYSATRHPQ